A DNA window from Vibrio sp. CDRSL-10 TSBA contains the following coding sequences:
- a CDS encoding GNAT family N-acetyltransferase yields the protein MVVLREMRQEEYPAYCQYFVDDYSQEIATNYGHSRGLSIELAKKELHRCFPNGLEGNVHSLLCIDAEVDGQLNRVGYLWHSINVTDQSTFIYDFFVSGEYRGSGYGTQAISALEKQLQEVGINQIKLRVAYQNERALKLYQEVGFVITGFNMSKNIGMP from the coding sequence ATGGTTGTACTCAGAGAAATGCGGCAAGAAGAGTATCCGGCATATTGCCAGTATTTTGTTGACGATTATAGTCAGGAAATCGCCACGAATTATGGTCATTCCAGAGGACTGTCAATTGAGTTGGCTAAAAAGGAGCTGCATCGTTGCTTTCCTAATGGCTTAGAGGGAAATGTGCATTCATTGCTATGCATTGATGCTGAGGTTGACGGGCAGTTAAACCGTGTTGGTTATTTGTGGCATTCAATTAATGTCACAGATCAGTCGACCTTTATATATGATTTCTTTGTGTCCGGAGAATACCGTGGTTCGGGTTATGGTACTCAAGCTATCTCTGCTTTGGAAAAACAGCTGCAAGAAGTTGGCATTAATCAAATAAAGCTAAGAGTAGCTTATCAAAATGAGCGCGCGCTCAAGCTGTACCAAGAAGTCGGCTTTGTGATTACTGGTTTCAATATGTCCAAAAATATTGGTATGCCGTAG